In one Bacillus thuringiensis genomic region, the following are encoded:
- a CDS encoding ABC transporter permease gives MNIFNIAVMHIKRDFRDVRTLVFMLAFPVVLMLVLGTALTNAFDSDSQAIKDIQVLYKDEASSTFSQSFEAFTKEVDKSGIHFKKASEGIDGKEEVKQNKYAVYVELNKDGAKLYGSDKSSIEGSIVEGMLTTFVDKYNVAAEVAKVDPTKVSTVISNGNHNDYIKETSLQATKKPGSMDYYAIVMTTMIALYAAMGASSLIRGERIRKTGDRLIAAPISKAEIFIGKVLGSLVANALCVLLVMLFSKFVFQANWGDHLGIIFIILLTQVFLAISFGLGIGYITKTAESSRAIILVVIQLASIFGGAYFVVEENLVTNLSPLTWANTAVMKIIYANDVGATLPVICLNLGISALFLLIAIIALRRREGL, from the coding sequence TTGAACATCTTCAATATTGCAGTTATGCATATTAAAAGAGATTTCAGAGACGTAAGAACTTTAGTTTTTATGTTAGCATTTCCGGTTGTACTTATGCTTGTGTTAGGAACAGCGTTAACGAATGCATTTGATAGCGATAGTCAAGCGATTAAAGATATACAAGTGCTCTACAAAGATGAAGCGAGTAGCACATTTTCTCAATCGTTCGAAGCATTTACGAAAGAAGTCGATAAATCGGGTATTCATTTTAAAAAAGCTTCCGAAGGTATAGATGGGAAAGAAGAAGTGAAGCAAAATAAATATGCTGTTTATGTAGAGTTAAATAAAGATGGTGCAAAATTGTACGGAAGTGACAAAAGTAGTATTGAGGGGAGTATTGTGGAAGGAATGCTTACAACATTTGTTGATAAGTACAATGTAGCGGCCGAAGTTGCAAAAGTAGATCCTACTAAGGTGAGCACAGTTATTTCAAACGGAAATCATAATGATTATATAAAAGAAACATCCTTACAAGCTACGAAAAAACCAGGTTCCATGGATTACTATGCGATTGTAATGACAACGATGATTGCATTATATGCTGCAATGGGAGCGAGTTCTTTAATCCGAGGAGAACGCATACGTAAAACAGGAGATCGTCTCATTGCTGCACCTATAAGTAAAGCTGAAATATTTATTGGAAAAGTACTTGGTAGCCTAGTAGCGAACGCCCTTTGCGTATTACTTGTCATGTTATTTAGTAAATTTGTATTTCAAGCGAATTGGGGCGACCACCTTGGAATCATATTTATTATTTTATTAACACAAGTCTTTCTAGCAATTAGCTTCGGTTTAGGGATCGGGTATATTACGAAAACAGCTGAATCATCGAGAGCAATTATTCTTGTTGTTATACAGTTAGCTTCTATTTTTGGTGGTGCATACTTCGTAGTAGAAGAAAATTTAGTTACGAACTTATCACCATTAACGTGGGCAAACACAGCTGTCATGAAAATTATTTATGCAAACGATGTAGGAGCGACACTGCCAGTAATATGTTTAAATCTTGGGATTTCAGCACTCTTTTTATTAATTGCAATTATTGCATTACGTAGACGGGAGGGGCTATAG
- a CDS encoding ABC transporter ATP-binding protein, with the protein MNTLEIKNLTKKFGDFIAVDNMSLSIKEGEIFGFLGSNGAGKSTTINMIAGLLRSNEGEISILGKNIKKHNRFAKMNIGIVPQDIAIYEELTAYENVKFFAGLYGLRGVELKARVEEALQFVGLSDKHKSYPKNFSGGMKRRLNIACAIAHRPKLIIMDEPTVGIDPQSRNYILQSVRKLNEMGSTIIYTSHYMEEVEEICTKIAIVDHGKVIAEGTKEQLKAIITDTKDIWIEVKSVENLDVEKLKEINGVKAVQIEENVIKVNSDAGLNNLNKIIQHFINHDIEIRSLEEQAPNLETVFLTLTGRNLRDK; encoded by the coding sequence ATGAATACATTAGAAATTAAAAATTTAACGAAAAAATTTGGTGATTTTATCGCAGTTGATAATATGTCTTTATCTATTAAAGAAGGAGAAATATTTGGCTTTTTAGGATCAAATGGTGCTGGTAAGAGTACAACGATAAATATGATTGCTGGTTTGTTAAGAAGTAATGAAGGCGAAATTAGCATACTAGGAAAAAATATAAAGAAACATAATCGATTTGCAAAAATGAATATCGGAATCGTTCCGCAAGATATTGCGATTTATGAAGAGTTAACTGCCTATGAAAATGTGAAATTCTTTGCTGGATTGTATGGGTTAAGAGGGGTTGAACTAAAAGCAAGAGTAGAGGAAGCACTTCAATTTGTGGGGCTTAGCGATAAACATAAGAGTTACCCGAAAAACTTTTCTGGTGGGATGAAACGAAGACTGAATATAGCTTGTGCAATTGCTCATAGACCGAAGTTAATTATTATGGATGAACCGACAGTTGGAATTGATCCGCAGTCAAGAAACTATATCCTTCAGTCTGTTCGGAAATTAAATGAAATGGGAAGCACGATTATTTACACGAGCCACTACATGGAAGAAGTGGAAGAGATTTGTACAAAAATCGCAATTGTCGACCACGGTAAAGTGATTGCAGAAGGTACGAAAGAACAGTTAAAAGCGATTATTACAGATACGAAAGATATTTGGATTGAAGTGAAGTCAGTAGAAAATTTAGATGTAGAAAAGTTAAAAGAGATAAACGGTGTGAAAGCTGTTCAAATTGAAGAGAACGTAATCAAGGTAAACTCGGATGCAGGATTAAATAATTTAAATAAAATTATTCAGCATTTCATTAATCACGATATTGAAATTCGTTCGTTAGAAGAGCAGGCACCGAATTTAGAAACTGTATTTCTTACGTTGACTGGAAGAAACTTACGAGATAAATAA
- a CDS encoding sensor histidine kinase yields the protein MEFWLTVSKLIVFIYIVFSYIHSNVTNLPWVIFALLLYLSVNVLISILKKDTYKKILICISISVVMLLTWRVHPFFILFLPLNLYEITFHYIDKNWSHFVIMMLPITITDESIRMTYGLIVAFSFLVLTMADRYISRVVKLESQNDKMRKDMQRLTKSLHENKEYIRQSEYTFKLEERNRLSQEIHDKIGHSMTGALIQMEAAKRLMGIDKEKSAELLQNAIHISKDGIESIRITLKNMKPPTEQIGIHRMKLFIEEFASKHDVNIPFVYKGNLDMISPIQWKIIGENVTEALTNAMKYADATVISIDIHVLNKMVKVQVKDNGKGAALVKKGLGIMGMEERTASVNGKIIVDGTSGFLVTMLLPI from the coding sequence ATGGAATTTTGGTTAACTGTAAGTAAATTAATTGTCTTTATATATATTGTGTTCAGTTACATACATTCAAATGTTACGAACTTACCATGGGTTATATTTGCTTTGCTTTTATATCTTTCTGTAAACGTGCTAATCTCTATATTAAAAAAAGATACGTACAAAAAAATATTGATTTGTATTTCAATTAGTGTAGTTATGTTATTAACATGGAGGGTTCATCCGTTTTTTATTTTGTTTTTACCTTTGAATTTATACGAAATTACATTCCATTACATAGACAAGAATTGGTCACACTTTGTTATTATGATGCTTCCAATTACAATTACAGATGAAAGCATTCGAATGACTTATGGATTAATTGTTGCATTTTCTTTTCTCGTTTTAACTATGGCAGATCGATATATATCACGTGTAGTAAAGCTTGAATCGCAAAATGATAAGATGCGAAAAGATATGCAACGACTTACGAAAAGCTTACATGAAAATAAAGAGTACATAAGACAATCAGAATACACATTTAAGTTAGAAGAGAGAAATCGATTATCACAAGAAATTCATGATAAAATTGGTCACTCGATGACAGGCGCATTGATTCAAATGGAAGCAGCAAAGAGATTAATGGGGATAGATAAAGAAAAATCTGCGGAGTTATTACAAAATGCAATTCACATTTCAAAAGATGGAATTGAAAGTATTCGCATTACATTAAAAAATATGAAGCCACCAACTGAGCAAATTGGCATTCACCGTATGAAATTATTCATAGAGGAGTTTGCTAGTAAGCATGATGTAAACATTCCTTTCGTATATAAGGGAAACTTAGATATGATTTCTCCCATTCAGTGGAAAATTATTGGTGAAAATGTTACAGAGGCATTAACAAATGCGATGAAATATGCTGATGCGACAGTTATTTCTATAGATATTCATGTACTTAACAAGATGGTTAAGGTGCAAGTGAAGGATAACGGAAAAGGCGCAGCCCTTGTTAAGAAAGGTCTCGGTATTATGGGGATGGAGGAGCGAACAGCGTCTGTAAACGGAAAAATTATTGTAGATGGAACAAGTGGTTTTTTAGTGACGATGTTGTTGCCGATATAA
- a CDS encoding response regulator transcription factor, giving the protein MKIKILIADDNSFIREGMKIILNTYEEFEVVDTVNDGEEAVAYCKKHEVDIALLDVRMPNMNGVEATKFICEETKTKPLILTTFDDDEYILDAVKNGAKGYLLKNNDPERIRDAIKGVYNGQTVMQDVVLDKIKSNLMESKEEECKIDKSLFTERELSIIALIAKGFSNKEISKQLFISEGTIANYITSVLGKTGLEHRTQIAIYYLTGKVD; this is encoded by the coding sequence ATGAAAATTAAAATATTAATAGCGGATGATAACTCTTTTATTAGAGAAGGCATGAAAATTATTTTAAATACATACGAAGAGTTCGAAGTAGTAGATACTGTAAATGATGGGGAAGAAGCTGTAGCATATTGTAAAAAGCATGAAGTTGATATTGCTCTTTTAGATGTTCGTATGCCAAATATGAACGGTGTAGAGGCGACGAAGTTCATTTGTGAAGAGACGAAAACAAAACCGCTTATTTTAACGACGTTTGATGATGATGAATATATTTTGGATGCAGTAAAAAACGGTGCGAAAGGTTATTTATTAAAAAATAACGATCCGGAGCGTATTCGTGATGCAATAAAAGGAGTATATAACGGTCAAACTGTTATGCAAGATGTTGTCCTCGATAAAATTAAGTCTAATTTAATGGAAAGTAAAGAGGAAGAATGTAAAATTGATAAGAGCCTTTTCACAGAAAGGGAGCTTAGTATTATCGCATTAATTGCAAAAGGTTTCTCAAATAAAGAAATTTCGAAACAGCTTTTTATATCTGAGGGAACAATTGCAAATTATATTACGTCAGTTTTAGGGAAAACTGGACTTGAACATCGCACACAAATTGCGATTTATTACTTAACAGGGAAAGTAGATTAA